From Deltaproteobacteria bacterium:
ACGTCCGTCGCCGCGATGCCGCGCTTGACCACGCGCCGCACCTCGAGGCGGCCGGGATCCACCCCGATGGCCCGGATCGCGTCGCGCACCACGTCGACTGGGACGCCAAGGTCGAACAGCGCGCCGAGGATCATGTCCCCGGCCGCGCCGGCCGCGCCGTCGAAGTGCAACTGGCCGCGCACGATGTCCGTCATGCGTCGCGCACCCGGTTGATGAGCGTGGCGGCGACCGCCGCGCCGAACCCGTTGTCGATGTTGACGACCGTGACCCCTGGGGCGCACGACGACAGCATGCCGAGCAACGCCACGAACCCGCCGGCGCTCACGCCGTACCCGACGCTCGTCGGCACCGCGATGACCGGCCGGTCGATGAGACCGGCCACGACCGATGGCAGCGCCCCCTCCATGCCGGCCACGACGATCACGACCTCCGCGGCGCGCAACACCGCCGCGCGGTCGATCAGTCGGTGGACGCCCGCGACGCCGACGTCGCACACTCGCACGACCTGCTGGCCCAAGAACTCCAGCGTGACGGCGGCCTCCGCCGCCACTGGCTCGTCGCTCGTGCCCGCCGATACGACGGCCACCGGCCCGCGTCCGGGTGGCCGCGGGCGCTCGGGCGGCACGACCACCGCACGGGCGTCCGGGCGCGCAATGGCGCCGTCGACCGCGGAGGCGACGGCGGCTGCTTTTTCGGGGTCGACGCGCGTCGCGAGCGCACCGTTGCCGTGCCGCGCGAGCGACTGCAGCAACGCCGCGATCTGGTCGGCTGTCTTGGTCTGTCCGAGTACCACCTCGGGCACGCCGACGCGCAGCTCGCGGTGGTGGTCGACCGTCGCCATGTCCCCGAGGCGCTCGAACGGCAACTCGCGCAAACGCGCTTCGACCTCGTCGACGTTGGCGTCGCCCCGGGCGAGGCGCTCGAGCAACTGTCTTAGCCGCATGCGGTCCACTGGCGCGTTGTACCACCTGCCAGCGGCGTGCGGCCACCGGTCGAGCGCCGGCCTACGCCGCGGCGTTCCGGCGAATACGCACCTCCTCGATCGCGCGGTCGGTCGCCGCCGTCACCGTGAGCGTCACGTCACCGACGACGAGCGACTCCCCGACGCGCGGAATGCGCTTGAGTCGGTCGAGGATCAGCCCGCCGATCGATTCGTACGCCTCGTCGTCCTCTGGGAGATCGAGCCCGAGTTCCTCGTTGAGTCGATCGACCGGCGTGCGCGCCGCCACCCGCCACGCGTTCGGGCCCTCGCGTCGGATCGGCGACGGCCCCGTGTCGTACTCGTCGTCGATCTCGCCGACGATCTCCTCGAGGATGTCCTCGACCGAGATGATCCCGACCGCGCCGCCGTACTCGTCGACCACCACGGCCATCTGGTTACCCGTGCCCTGTAGCTCGACGAGCAAGTCGACGGCGCGTTTGGCCTCCGGCACGAACACGGGAGGACGTGCGATCGAGGACACAGGCTGGTGCTTCGCGTCCGGGCCCGCGCGCAGCAGATCGAATGCGTGCAGCACGCCGACGATGTCGTCTACGCGCGACCGATAGATTGGGATGCGCGTATGCTGCTTGTCGGCGACCTCGAGGGCAGCCTCGGCGAGCGTCGCGTCCTCCGGCAGCGCGACGACTTCCGAAAGCGGCACCATGATGTCGGCTACGGTTCGGTCCGACATGTCGAGCACGTTGGAAATCATTTCGCGCTCGTCTTCCGTGATGTCGGAGCCATGCGCCGTTTCGACGTCGCCGTCGGCCTCCGACTCCGCTTCGATGAGCGCCGCGATCTCCTCGCGCGTTATGTACGTCCGCGACTTCTCGGCACCGACCAGTTTCGTCATGAACGTCGCGAACCCGCTCATGACCCACACGAGCGGTCGAAACAGGACCGACGCGACCTGCAGCGGATAGACGATGCGCGTGACCAACGCATCGGCGTAGTGTTGGAACAGCGTCTTGGGGACGATCTCACCGAACACCAACACGAACGGAGACACCGTCGCGACCGTGAGCAGCTGGCTGTTCGACAACTCCCGTCCGAGCATCGCCAGCGTGACCACGACCGAGAACGCGACCGCGCCGAGGTTGGTGCCGATGAGCGTGGTCGACAGCAACACCTGCGGTCGGTCGAGAAACCGCTCCGCGAGCAACGCGCCGCGGTCGCCGCGTTGCGCTTTGTCGCGCAGCAGCGCGCGGTTGGCCGACACCATCGCCAACTCCGACCCCGAGAAGAACCCCTCGCACAGCAGGCACACGGCGCCGACGAGCGCGACGACGTCCCAGCCGATCACGTGCCCCCCTCCCCGGCCG
This genomic window contains:
- a CDS encoding DUF111 family protein — its product is MTDIVRGQLHFDGAAGAAGDMILGALFDLGVPVDVVRDAIRAIGVDPGRLEVRRVVKRGIAATDV
- a CDS encoding HlyC/CorC family transporter, whose protein sequence is MIGWDVVALVGAVCLLCEGFFSGSELAMVSANRALLRDKAQRGDRGALLAERFLDRPQVLLSTTLIGTNLGAVAFSVVVTLAMLGRELSNSQLLTVATVSPFVLVFGEIVPKTLFQHYADALVTRIVYPLQVASVLFRPLVWVMSGFATFMTKLVGAEKSRTYITREEIAALIEAESEADGDVETAHGSDITEDEREMISNVLDMSDRTVADIMVPLSEVVALPEDATLAEAALEVADKQHTRIPIYRSRVDDIVGVLHAFDLLRAGPDAKHQPVSSIARPPVFVPEAKRAVDLLVELQGTGNQMAVVVDEYGGAVGIISVEDILEEIVGEIDDEYDTGPSPIRREGPNAWRVAARTPVDRLNEELGLDLPEDDEAYESIGGLILDRLKRIPRVGESLVVGDVTLTVTAATDRAIEEVRIRRNAAA
- the larB gene encoding nickel pincer cofactor biosynthesis protein LarB — encoded protein: MRLRQLLERLARGDANVDEVEARLRELPFERLGDMATVDHHRELRVGVPEVVLGQTKTADQIAALLQSLARHGNGALATRVDPEKAAAVASAVDGAIARPDARAVVVPPERPRPPGRGPVAVVSAGTSDEPVAAEAAVTLEFLGQQVVRVCDVGVAGVHRLIDRAAVLRAAEVVIVVAGMEGALPSVVAGLIDRPVIAVPTSVGYGVSAGGFVALLGMLSSCAPGVTVVNIDNGFGAAVAATLINRVRDA